GGGTCTGAAGAATCTGGAAAAGGCTTTTCTTCCTTGCTTGTTTGAAAGAGATGCTCACAGCATGGTGGGGATCTCAAAATCCCACTGGGAACTGCCCCGAGGTCTTGTTTTCCTAGCCTGTGGTAGCTTGGCAGGATTATTAAGTACACAAAGCAGCCTCAGTAGCTCCACACACCCCTTATTCCAATGCTGTGGGGCCTAAGGCTGTTAAGAGTCATTAGGTCAGGAAAGATAGGCTGTCTTTCCCTACAGGCACTGGAAAAGGACCACCACAACTCCTTCGACATTGCAGCTCTGGGCCGAAGATTGTAGCTGGTTACTTTTGGTAAATTCCAGGATTTAAGCTTTCTCTGCTCTACCATGGAGCTTTGGCCATACTCAGGGCATGCACTGAAAGTGAAGGCAGAACTGCCCCAGAAACAATtggttttcttaaaattttccCTTGTGCCACGCTGACTAGTTTGCAAACAACATGAGTCTCTGCCAGAGTATAACCTAGGACAAGGGACATTTGTATTCACGTAATTTATTATACATAATTGAAGGAATAGTGTGATTCCTAAGTAGCTTAATCCAGAATTGGAATTCACATAGTCCtattaaacagaaaacaggaaatacaataaaaggagaaaagttaAGGAGAAATATTGAACCTTCTTCTGGAGTGAGTGCAAAATAGCCTGATATGAGCAATTatgaagaaatacattttagGAGTGCAATATAAAAGCAATTTGACCTTCTTTTCTGGGTTGGTAACAGCTGAAATAATCCCCTTACATAGCCACAGCTGACAGGAGTGTTTCTGCCCCCAAGGCAGCATTTCTGTCATGGGAAAGTTACCAGAATCCCATGGAGTTTTATCACACTGATGCACAAGAGTTCTCTGTTCTTGTAATCAACACGGCCATTAGCAGCTCTTCATCCCGCAGAGCTGGCCTTCAGGCTCAGTCTGGAGCCTCAGCTCACAGGTTCAGGTAGTTCTGGCTCTTGTTCAGTGAGAAGGGCTCAGGGAGCCTTTTTGCTGGGGACAGAAGAGCACATACTGTGGGTCTGGGAGTGTGTTGCCCATCACCAgcacaagagctgctgctgcttctcagtgGATGGACGGAGGAAGTAAGGGATTGTAAGAGGGATTTTCACTGCTGAGTTGGAGAGTTCAACAGCTCAAAAGTGTCATCCACAACCTGCCAGAGGCAGTTTTCGAGGGGGAAGTCGTTGTCCACCAGGTTGACCAAGTAATAGTTGTCATGGATGTACTGGATGATCATGCGAGAGGGCGACTCCTCCTCGTAGAGCTTGGCCCACTGCTCGATCCACAGGGCAAAGGCTTCGTCCtgccaggggaaaaaagtgttggCAGTTGTGTAACATTTTCATGTTACTTAATTTAGGACACCCAGTGTCACATGTGGCTGGGCCAGCCTGTGGCTTGCTTCTTCTCAGTAAAAATGGCAGGAGTTGAGCAAGGAGCCTCATGCTTTCCAGTCAGGGGGAAGTGCCCAGAGCTGAAAGGAGACACGGTTTGCAGTGCAATGAATGGCTCAGTGCTGCCCCTGCGTGTGTGTAAGAGGGGAGGGAGAGCCACTGTCCAGCACTCTGGGGCCCACTACAGTGACACTGGTAGTTCCCAAGTTACTGTGCACTTGGTGTTGAGAAGAGCTTTTGCCACAGCAAAGTTCTCCTTAcacagagggagcaggagaagcAGTACCTGGACCTCTGCAAGCCAGTATTGCAACAGCCCTCAACTGTGAGAAGTGTCACAGACTAAAACCTAACCAGACACTGAATTTCACAGTAGTGCATCCAGCAGGAGGGAGGACTCACTTTCCAGTAGAGGAAGCTCACAGGATCCACTACAGTAGGCTGGATGATCTCCCTGCCTGGGAAGATGCCCCAGGTGACAGCGTTGGGTTGCAGATCTGGAGCATTGGTGATATTCTGGCCCTGccaaaggaaggaaaacctTTTCGAAGCaactgctggaggaggagctgaGTGAGTTGGAACAAGTGCATTTACCCTCCCTTGTTAACTcaaacagctgctgcatggcACAGCTGACTTGCTTtactttcccttcccttcatcAGCCCTCATGTCTGGCTTTGTTCATAGTGATATCTGAATCTTGGATATTTGCCTCTCTCCCCAGGTGGTGAAAGGGACGTGTCCTGTGCCCCACAGCCCACCTTGACGTTGACAATGTGGTAGTTCACCCTCAGCTCGTACTTCTTCAGCACCTTGAGCAGCGCCGTGACGATCTCGCTGGAGGCAAAGAACTCCAGGTAAgcctgcagggagggatggggaagggggaggagagTTAGAGCCTTAAATCATGGCAGGACAGATAAATACAGGCAAACGAGGACAGAGCTGTGGAGTCTGGGCTGCCTTGCATGGCTCATCCCCAGAAACATGTAGTACAGAGGAGGGTTGAGCAAAGGGCAGAGCAAATTCATAagagagctggggaaaaaaaataaataactgggGAGAGCAGATATAACAGGCCAGAACAGTGAGCTCAGGAAAGCTACATCCTGCCTGTTTTGCACCCATGCAAGCAGACAGGCTGGAATGAACTCCAGTGTAACCACAACTGCTGCACCAGGAAGCAGCCTGTGCCAGAGTGCTTGACCTCTACTCTACAGCAGTGTCTTGCCAAGGCAGCCCAGCCTGGTGAGAGCAGAACTCGGGGGTCTCAGCTGGGCTCTCCTAAGCACCACTCCCTGTCCTCATCTTTTGTTCACAATTCTCCCCGTATGCTTATACAACCCAATTCTGTACTTGCTCTGTGCTTGGCTGCTCCCAACAACTgcttcccctccccccatttCCTGGCTATTGTGTGAGATGATGGATTTCCCTCACCTCGGGGGaatcttttcctttgaaaacatAACTGCATTTGCCATCTGCTGGTCTCTGGCTTTGGCGGTTTGGATCCCTTTTGAACGCGGCTGCTTTGTTTCCCAGTATGAGCCACTTGCCTGGCATTTACCTTGATGGGAGATTCCTATCACAGCCATTAGTGGCAAGGCTCTAGGGCCTGAAATGCCTGACAGTGGGAGGCAGGACTGCTGGCAGGCCAGGGAAGGAACCTGGCAGTTGTGtgaacagcacagcacagtgctGTGGGCTGAGGGTAATTGTGGAGAACTCTGCCTTAGTGAAGGACAGACAGGGGAATTTATAAATGCCCACTTATCACCACGAGAAGCTGGGTGGTAGAGATACCACCCCGTTGATTCCCATTTTATGAAAGACCCGAGTGCTTTCTGCATCACTGAATGGGAGCAGATGCAGCAGGTAAAATGTATCTAAAACTTCACAGCCTTGCTCTAGAAAGAAGTCACCAATAATTACTTGCTGAGAGTAGAAACAAGAAACAATACATGATCTGAGGTGGGAGGAAACAGCCCTGAAGTCAGCCACAGAGATGACATAGCCTGGCTCTTAGGACACCAAAGGAGCTTTGCCTCATCTCACCAACAAGGCATTAAGATAAGGAGCAGGCAGAAAGATTATCTGGATGAAAGCCTGGGACCTCCCAACCTAACAGAGGCCAAACAGGGTCATAACTCTTTGCTGCCTAGCCTAGAATAGCACTGTACCTTTTGGAAAACATAGCCCCCACTGGGCCCCCAGCCTACAATGGGGTCTGTGGATGGTTTGCCATTGATGTTTGGCTGGGAGTTGATGGTCAGGATTCCTCGTCTGTTGACCTTCTCCAGCTGGTCCTTCAGAAGGTTGGTCTCAGTAGCCAGAGGGTCATCGTTCCAAGGCATGCATGTGACCTGCCATGGGGAGAAAGGGTGGCTCACAGGGGGTGTAACAACCCCTTCATTGCCATCTGGGTGTTGAAGGAACTCAGAAGTGCCCTAATGGCCTCAAACACACCTGCTTCAGGAAAGAACTCCCAGGTTTGGTTCACAGGACAGGATATGCTCAACTCTAAGAATGACTGCTGAAGTCTATAGATACCAGTCCTGTCATACTGTAGCagctttccttttattttgagCCCTAGCTCTGGCTGCTGGATCCCCTTCCAAACACTGCCCCAGAAAATCCTTTTGGATAGGGAAGTGCCAATTCTTGTTTAGAAGAATGATGTAGTACCAGGAGCAAGGGGAAACATGCACTGTTGTCTGTGCCACACCAACCATCCCTTCCTGGGCCATCACTCACCCTGTGCCCATTCCTGTTGGGTTCTCCAGTGATATAACACGTGAACACCTCAAAGACACTTTCCTCACCAGTCAGCTCTTCTCCCCACATCTTCAGAAGCTCCTCCCGGGGAGACTTGCTCTTCAGGTAGAAGAGGTAATAGTCCTTCAGTTCCCCaaaggctggagaggaggagtTACCCCTGCAAGGGGAGCAGACACAGACTTAACAGGCCACTGAGGAAGATGAGCTGATTTGGTGGTGCAGGGAGGCAGCCATCCAGGAAGAGAGGTATCCAACAAAACCCACCTAGACACCAAAAACCTCAAGATCTTGGTGCCATTCTCCTCACCTCATTCAACCCGAGCAACTGGGGGCCACTTTGTTAGGAAGCCACCCGTTCAGTGAAGCCCAAAGTGTGCCCAGGACACCCATTAACAGAGACCAACTGTGCACCAGGCTTTCCTACTGCAGGGGACACTTACCACCGGCCATTGGGGAAGTCATCCCACTCCTGGGTCCTATAAATGTAACTCTTGGGCCTGGAGGCCCAGAAGATGGGCCGAACATCTTCCACTC
Above is a window of Pseudopipra pipra isolate bDixPip1 chromosome 22, bDixPip1.hap1, whole genome shotgun sequence DNA encoding:
- the MTHFR gene encoding methylenetetrahydrofolate reductase (NADPH) isoform X2 → MDTRFDRMGAGGPLFIDVTWHPAGDPGSDKETSSMIIANTAVNYCGLETILHMTCCNQTKDDITGHLQKAKRLGLKNIMALRGDPAGEEWEEEVDGFNHAADLVKHIRSEFDDYFDICVAGYPKGHPEAESYETDLRHLKEKVFAGADFIITQLFFRPETFLKFMKDCQAIGITCPIIPGIFPIQGYHSLRQLVKLSKLEVPQEIKDVIEPIKDNDAAIRNYGVELAVSMCRELLDSGMVHGLHFYTLNREVATTEVLKRLGLWKEDPRRPLPWAVSAHPKRRVEDVRPIFWASRPKSYIYRTQEWDDFPNGRWGNSSSPAFGELKDYYLFYLKSKSPREELLKMWGEELTGEESVFEVFTCYITGEPNRNGHRVTCMPWNDDPLATETNLLKDQLEKVNRRGILTINSQPNINGKPSTDPIVGWGPSGGYVFQKAYLEFFASSEIVTALLKVLKKYELRVNYHIVNVKGQNITNAPDLQPNAVTWGIFPGREIIQPTVVDPVSFLYWKDEAFALWIEQWAKLYEEESPSRMIIQYIHDNYYLVNLVDNDFPLENCLWQVVDDTFELLNSPTQQ